The Lolium rigidum isolate FL_2022 chromosome 1, APGP_CSIRO_Lrig_0.1, whole genome shotgun sequence region GTACATAGCTATATAATCTGGTTCAACAGAAGGGTAGCAGCAGTTGTACGAACAATAGACACAGCAGTGATCATCCAATTTCACAGACCAATCTCTTACAAGCCAAATGGGGGCTACTTCTTCTAACCAGCAATACCGAAATGGAGCAATGCAGAATAGCGCAGAGAGAAACAGATGGTAAGTGGAACTTGTACTAGCTATCTAATCAGGTTCAACAAAAGGGCAGCAGCAGTGATAGGACCAATTAGAGGTGCTAGGAATGTGTGAACGATCATCCAATGGCACATTGACCTAGCTAAGAGGGGTTTGGTTCGAAGCAAGCAAAATACCTGCGAGCTCTGCACTTGCGACTTGAACTTGGAGATGTTGGCCTCCTGCAGCATCCCGCACTGCACACGGCGACAGCAGAAGCATGAAACAGATGATGAGTAACAACGTATCAATTCCCAGCCAATAAAAAAACAGAGCCAGAAGGCGACAGATAGATAGATGTGCGTTTGTAATTACCTTCTGCATCTCGGCGTTTGTGACGAATGACTCCGAGATGCTCTCGAGGCTGTCGTTGAGGACCTCGGTGATGGCGGAGGTGATGGCCTCGGCGTGCTTGGTGGGGACGCCCTGCGACTCGAGCTTCCGCACCTGCGCAACGCGATCAGGCACGCATCTCAGCATTTtacatttcgtcgagcacctccCGGGCGCGAGCCCCCAGGGAGGGAGAGGTAGAGGGAAGCAGGTAGAGGAGCGGATTGGGTAGTTACGAGGGCGAGGGTGTCGACGAGGAAGGCGCGGCGGCCGTTGGTCTTGACGAGCTGCGAGATGGTGCGGGCGTGGCCGGCCCAGCGCGTGGGCCACTGGTGCTGCGGGTGGCTGTGGCTGTGCAGGAGCATGCCGCGCCTGCACGCCGCGGCGGCCGCTGCGGCCATCCCGTCCCTCCCacgcgaggcggcggccggaggagacGGGGGGGCGCGTGGGCGGAGGGGGAACGGGGTGGAGGGGGCGGGCGGGGCGGGGGTCGGTGGGGGCGGTCGGGGCCGGGCTATATgcgggtggagcggtggcggattCGGGCGGCTCGGCTTGGTTTGAgggagggtggcggtggtgggaTTGGATTGGGGGCGAGGCGGAGCTAATTTGGGAAAGGCGATGGAGGGAGGAAGCCGGTGGGGGGTTGGGGAGGAGGATGGTGGTGAGGCAGgcgtggagaagaagaagacgccaAGGGGGAGGAGAACGTGTTTGGGAAGAAAAGAAACCGCTTGTGTCTTTCTGTTCCCACTCTGGTTTTCTGAAATGGCCCTCGGTTTTCCCAATTGTACCCTGTTTTTCCTCATTCTGTGTTAGTTCGAAAATATTTCGAAAACAACTTtttaaatttcagaaataatacagtGTACGTGTGTTTTTAGAAATTTATTACTACAAAAATAATAAGTTGTCGTCCTGCCTAAAGATGATAGCCGATAGGCACTGGTCATCCTAACCTAAGACGACAGCTTGGTCGCGGGCCACTGACACGCTCAATCCAATCATTAGATTTGTCGTGCTTGGCAAAGACCAATCGTCCTAGGACATGTACAACTCAAAGCGCTAAGTTGGATGCTTATGTGAAAAGAAAAAATATAACAAAATTTGATTTATGAGTCAAGCGCCCTTGCATGCAACGGTGAAGCTCTTATCCAGAACGCTTAGCAAGCACCAGCTGCTTATATCAAACTACCTCGCGCTGAAGAAAAGGAGCCCCTAACTCTAAGCAGTGACGGCAAGCCAATATCCCAGTCTCGGCCAGGACTTGGCATGAGATTAGGATCTTAACGCCTGGACTAAGCGTCTCCATTGTAAATGCCCTTAGATGAGTATGGTTAGTCGCCAGATGAGCCGAATGAGATAAAGGATTGTAGTTTATCATTGCATCGCCATTTTTGGAGCGTTTGTTCCTGAGAAAAAAAGAAGGCATTCCATTTGCTTTTTGTATGGAGATAGATACAGATTGATGGAAAAGAAAGTTCCTGCAACCCCGCATAATTGCTGTGCTGTTGGTGCTAGCCGGCCGGCTGCGCCACCCAGGACCGCGTCGGGCGGACCCGACCGACCGGTGGGTGACCGGTTTGATTGACCTTGATTGATGGAATTGTTCGGCTCCGACGCGGTGAAACGTGCTCAACGTGGGAAAAAAAATTACCGGTTCTCCTCGGCTGACTCGCACGCGCGAGTCCCTATCCCATTCCACGGACGATGGATCCACCGGCCACATCGGTCGGGCTTCCCCAGTCGTCGCCGTCACCGGTTCCACTTCCACGTGCACCATCGTGACGACCCGCCTCG contains the following coding sequences:
- the LOC124684059 gene encoding protein FMP32, mitochondrial-like, translating into MAAAAAAACRRGMLLHSHSHPQHQWPTRWAGHARTISQLVKTNGRRAFLVDTLALVRKLESQGVPTKHAEAITSAITEVLNDSLESISESFVTNAEMQKCGMLQEANISKFKSQVQSSQENHFSLLQRETEKLRGDIDKMRSELKYEIDKVTAGQRLDLNLERGRIRDELAKQNEETTDLTTKLDKEIHSLKAQLEAAKYDVIKYCIGTIVSISAVGLAVLRIVM